One region of Takifugu flavidus isolate HTHZ2018 chromosome 14, ASM371156v2, whole genome shotgun sequence genomic DNA includes:
- the LOC130537095 gene encoding remodeling and spacing factor 1-like isoform X21, whose amino-acid sequence MAASAATASSSLGLCPNYAVICSFLERYGALLDLPELTFPQLERYLQDTSSVPKLLVDLHVKLLRKIGKSVSADRWEKYLVKVCQEFNTTWAWELEQKGYKEMQTECKAAILKYLCECQFDENVKFKTAINEEDPDKMRILPIGRDKDGQMYWFQLDQDDNVRVYVEEQDDLDGSSWKCIVKTRNDLAEVVALLKTQIDPELLKREQENMAESEKKENTEGEVKKSESSSDEDSRDGDVKCSVSQKVDWADNGVSQNSVIEGNVEAESCSEKPPADVNMCDKNLIIKKEPPDISDRKPNKETMAVSIKSENGEEVKTNGEVKKISPEGIQQALKTQEQAKIPLKKRGMKFSEDFDKNSNIIVPNPSLHHGNECAKTELAPEQAGKTLGVNDHVNGDVQAQAEKEPQSDSKPKETVRMEQENSPSEAKNEGLTEKPSAAAPVEAPAVAPVEAPAVAPAVAPEEAPAVAPEEAPAAAPVVAPEVAPAVAPVVAPAVAPEEAPAAAPEVAPVVAPAAAPEVAPVVAPAVAPVVASVEAPVEASVVAPVVAPEEAPAAAPEVAPEVAPAVAPAAAPEVAPVVAPEVAPVVAPVVASEVAPVVAPAVAPEVAPAASPEVAPVVAPAASPEVAPAASPEVAPAASPEVAPVVAPAVAPEVAPEVAPEVAPVVASEVASVVAPAVAPEVAPEVAPAASPEVAPVVASVVAPVVAPEVAPEVAPEVAPEVAPEVAPVVAPEVAPEVAPEGALVEAPAVAPAVAPEVAPVTVSATPILPKNSNNQREKSPNDHKHTRSPSLKPDERHSAEESDRTEGTKTTMKEGLIDTRGDIEGEKAETREPTDKPDVEMAEIQKGTSQEAKNAVKTAAEEMVTETNSAEAPEKVESSKVKTFDHGDAEGKASMASEKETSQHSEGTANSDGGIKEDSTVAGESKMWVEKPAGKEEPSHPSEGRNTVRQPDPRPSRTEEDGERKSLSSDNKDDANDKNAALPTLDPPAEANEDEEKLEEEMQNKAECKTKDGLSQTPSKPDAGNETEQQNKDEKKTEVCSLEETPVRTQARTKRPVHRRRAEVQMEDWPTDAESDANVGRSLRRSPRISRPTAKAVEIHDKVSQNTTPAEKPEDEKSAKEKEEEEELEEAKATQKKPREKKVDQEGQTKSKGRKRRRVRWSNTRTHRKKRSSEDDASDQESSEEEESEEEDDSDEDYKVERGRRRRNRNRERRSSDSSTSSDDDLPPNDDPCKHCGLPNHPELILLCDSCDSGYHTACLRPPLMIIPDGEWFCPPCQHKQLCDKLQEQLQNLDAALKKKERAERRKERLIYVGISVENIIAPSVEEEPKPEIIKEKKEVKKSKSWGRRSTRNKKSISYRFDEFDEAIEEAIEEDVKEAEGGGAGRGKDMSNITGHRGKDMSAILQADDGKENGQVPRPTAGQRRKKRRRLNDLDSDSTVDEEESEEEFCLSESSEEFVASDNESEAETGVESNHSEGSDTPHVTSRIRNVPQRRHSSRKRQRPSWYSDEEEESGEEEEDEIVTEGSSEFSDGDLDMSRRRSRRSRKAQVNYRETSESEGSQADTNRSKLKPRRRQESSDSEVSFSGDSEDESRGKRRAGSSEEDSRERRRRLALKRRRASEEDNSDDSSDDSSEEEDRPIRKRVNRIDSDDDEEEDTWVAKEAAEKADEESNLAGSKLEPPSSNGQGRIKSPEGHPPARDQLTNTEPPKNAGVTPAAPLAPNGVSGQDVAGQEDDEDDLLGVTDLVDYVCNNEDL is encoded by the exons ATGGCTGCTTCGGCGGCAACGGCGAGTTCTTCCCTTGGTTTGTGTCCTAATTATGCTGTGATTTGCTCCTTTCTGGAGCGTTACGGTGCTTTGCTGGACCTACCGGAGCTGACCTTTCCTCAGCTGGAGCGTTATCTGCAGGACACATCATCAG TTCCAAAGTTGCTGGTTGATCTCCATGTTAAGTTACTAAGGAAGATCGGCAAGTCGGTGTCAGCAGATAGGTGGGAGAAATATCTAGTAAAG GTGTGTCAGGAGTTTAATACAACATGGGCGTGGGAACTCGAACAGAAAGGATACAAGGAGATGCAAACAGAATGCAAAGCAGCCATTCTGAAA TACTTGTGTGAGTGCCAGTTTGATGAAAACGTGAAGTTTAAAACGGCCATCAATGAGGAAGACCCAGATAAGATGCGTATTCTGCCCATTGGCCGGGACAAAGATGGTCAGATGTACTGGTTTCAACTGGATCAAGATGACAATGTGCGCGTCTACGTGGAGGAACAGGACGATTTGGACGGGTCGTCCTGGAAGTGCATCGTCAA AACCAGAAACGACTTGGCTGAAGTGGTCGCTTTGCTCAAGACGCAAATTGATCCGGAGCTGCTAAAAAGGGAGCAGGAAAACATGGCAGAGTCTGAGAAGAAAGAGAACACGGAAG GTGAAGTTAAAAAGTCAGAGAGTTCGTCTGATGAAGACAGCAGAGACGGCGATGTTAAATGTTCTGTCTCACAGAAAGTTGACTGGGCTGACAACGGCGTCTCACAGAACAGCGTCATCGAGGGCAACGTCGAAGCGGAGTCGTGTTCAGAAAAACCCCCTGCGGATGTCAACATGTGCGACAAAAATCTGATCATTAAAAAAGAGCCGCCAGACATTTCTGACAGGAAGCCGAACAAAGAGACCATGGCTGTATCCATAAAGTCCGAGAATGGAGAAGAGGTGAAGACGAATGGAGAAGTTAAGAAGATCAGCCCTGAAGGGATCCAGCAAGCTCTCAAAACCCAGGAACAGGCCAAGATTCCTTTGAAAAAACGAGGGATGAAGTTTAGTGAAGACTTTGACAAAAACAGCAATATTATAGTCCCAAACCCATCCCTTCATCACGGGAACGAATGTGCAAAAACAGAGCTGGCCCCTGAGCAGGCGGGTAAGACGTTGGGCGTAAATGATCACGTTAACGGTGACGTCCAAGCCCAGGCAGAGAAAGAACCCCAGAGTGATTCAAAACCTAAAGAGACTGtgaggatggagcaggagaatTCACCTTCAGAGGCAAAAAATGAGGGTTTGACAGAAAAgccgtcagcagcagctccagtg GAGGCTCCAGCTGTAGCTCCAGTGGAGGCTCCAGCTGTAGCTCCAGCTGTAGCTCCAGAGGAGGCTCCAGCGGTGGCTCCAgaggaggctccagcagcagctccagtggtggctccagaggtggctccagctgtaGCTCCAGTGGTGGCTCCAGCTGTAGCTCCAgaggaggctccagcagcagctccagaggtggctccagtg gtagctccagcagcagctccagaggtggctccagTGGTGGCTCCAGCTGTAGCTCCAGTGGTGGCTTCAGTGGAGGCTCCAGTGGAGGCTTCAGTGGTGGCTCCAGTGGTGGCTCCAgaggaggctccagcagcagctccagaggtggctccagaggtggctccagcagtagctccagcagcagctccagaggtggctccagtggtggctccagaggtggctccagTG GTGGCTCCAGTGGTGGCTTCAGAGGTGGCTCCAGTGGTGGCTCCAGCAGTAgctccagaggtggctccagcagcatctccggaggtggctccagtggtggctccagcagcatctccagaggtggctccagcagcatctccagaggtagctccagcagcatctccggAGGTGGCTCCAGTGGTGGCTCCAGCAGTAgctccagaggtggctccagaggtggctccagaggtggctccagTGGTGGCTTCAGAGGTGGCTTCAGTGGTGGCTCCAGCAGTAgctccagaggtggctccagag GtagctccagcagcatctccggAGGTGGCTCCAGTGGTGGCTTCAGTGGTGGCTCCAGTGGTggctccagaggtggctccagaggtggctccagaggtggctccagaggtagctccagaggtggctccagTG GTAgctccagaggtggctccagAGGTAGCTCCAGAGGGGGCTCTGGTAGAGGCTCCAGCTGTAGCTCCAGCTGTAgctccagaggtggctccagTGACTGTGTCAGCGACGCCAATTTTGCCCAAAAACTCCAACAATCAACGTGAGAAAAGTCCCAATGACCACAAACACACTAGAAGTCCGAGTCTGAAACCTGATGAACGTCATTCAGCTGAGGAGTCAGATCGGACTGAAGGAACAAAGACGACGATGAAAGAAGGTTTAATCGACACAAGAGGAGACATTGAAGGAGAGAAAGCAGAAACCAGAGAACCCACAGACAAACCTGACGTTGAAATGGCAGAAATCCAAAAAGGGACCAGCCAAGAGGCCAAAAATGCTGTCAAAACTGCAGCCGAGGAAATGGTAACTGAAACAAACAGTgcagaagctccagaaaaggtggAATCTTCTAAGGTGAAAACATTCGACCACGGagatgcagaaggaaaagcCAGCATGGCCTCGGAGAAGGAAACATCCCAGCATTCAGAGGGAACAGCAAACTCTGACGGTGGAATCAAAGAGGACTCCACAGTTGCCGGCGAAAGTAAGATGTGGGTGGAAAAAcctgcaggaaaagaagaaccaTCTCATCCTTCGGAGGGGAGAAACACAGTGAGACAACCTGACCCAAGGCCTTCAAGgacagaagaagatggagagcgGAAGAGTCTGTCGTCGGACAACAAAGATGACGCCAACGATAAAAATGCAGCGCTCCCAACCCTAGATCCTCCAGCAGAGGCCAACGAAGATGAAGAGAAGCTAGAAGAGGAAATGCAGAACAAAGCTGAATGTAAAACCAAGGATGGTTTGTCACAGACGCCCTCCAAGCCTGATGCAGGAAACGAAACTGAGCAACAAAACAAGGACGAAAAGAAGACGGAGGTCTGCTCGCTCGAAGAGACGCCAGTCAGGACTCAGGCCAGAACTAAACGGCCGGTTCACCGCAGGCGAGCCGAAGTCCAGATGGAGGATTGGCCAACGGATGCCGAATCGGACGCTAACGTGGGCAGATCGCTGCGGAGATCCCCTAGAATCTCAAGACCAACTGCAAAGGCTGTAGAGATCCACGACAAAGTGAGCCAGAACACCACGCCGGCGGAGAAGCCGGAGGATGAGAAGAGCGcgaaggaaaaagaggaagaggaggagctggaggaagccaaGGCCACGCAGAAGAAACCAAGGGAGAAAAAGGTTGATCAGGAAGGTCAAACCAAGTCAAAG GGAAGGAAGCGGCGGAGGGTCCGATGGTCCAACACACGGACGCATCGCAAAAAGCGAAGCTCTGAAGATGACGCCAGCGACCAGGAGTCGagcgaagaggaggagagcgaagaAGAGGACGACAGTGACGAGGACTATAAGGTGGAGCGAGGCAGAAGGCGGCGGAATCGCAACCGGGAGCGACGCAGCTCGGACTCCTCCACATCCTCGGATGATGACCTACCTCCAAACGACGACCCCTGTAAACACTGTGGTCTTCCAAATCACCCTGAGCTG ATCTTACTGTGCGATTCCTGTGACAGCGGCTACCACACGGCCTGCCTGAGGCCCCCCCTCATGATCATCCCTGATGGCGAATGGTTCTGCCCGCCCTGTCAGCAC AAGCAGCTGTGCGACAAACTGCAAGAGCAACTGCAAAACCTGGACGCCGCGTTGAAGAAGAAggaaagagcagagaggag GAAAGAGCGATTGATCTACGTTGGAATTAGCGTTGAAAACATCATCGCCCCCTCG gtggaggaggagccaaAGCCCGAGAtcatcaaagagaagaaagaagtgaAGAAAAGCAAGAGCTGGGGTCGAAGGTCAACGAGGAACAAGAAATCCATCAGCTACAG GTTTGATGAATTTGATGAGGCGATCGAGGAGGCCATCGAGGAAGACGTGAAAGAAGCAGAAGGCGGAG GAGCAGGACGGGGCAAAGACATGTCCAACATCACCGGCCATCGAGGAAAAGACATGTCCGCCATCCTGCAGGCCGACGACGGAAAAGAGAACGGCCAGGTACCGCGACCCACCGCCGGGCAGCGCAGGAAGAAACGCCGGCGCCTGAACGACCTGGACAGTGACAGCACcgtggacgaggaggagagcgaggaagagTTTTGTCTAAGCGAAAG CTCAGAGGAGTTTGTCGCCTCCGACAATGAATCGGAGGCCGAAACGGGCGTAGAGTCCAACCACAGCGAAGGCAGCGACACGCCTCACGTGACATCGCGAATCAGAAACGTGCCGCAGCGCCGACACAGctccaggaagaggcagaggccGAGTTGGTACTCGGACGAAGaagaggagagtggagaggaagaggaagatgaaataG TGACCGAAGGCTCCAGCGAGTTTAGTGACGGAGATCTGGACATGAGTCGACGGCGTTCCCGGCGGAGTCGGAAGGCTCAGGTGAACTACAGAGAGACCTCCGAGTCTGAAGGTTCTCAGGCCGACACCAATCGGTCCAAGCTGAAACCCAGGAGACGGCAGGAGAGCTCTGACAGCGAAG tcaGTTTCTCCGGCGACTCTGAGGATGAGTccagggggaagaggagagcggGCTCTTCTGAGGAGGACTCCAGAGAACGACGCAGGAGGCTTGCGCTGAAACGGCGACGGGCCTCCGAAGAGGACAACTCTGACGACTCGTCCGACGACTcctcggaggaggaggatcggCCCATCCGCAAAAGAGTGAATCGCATCGACTCGGACgacgacgaggaggaggacacttGGGTGGCAAAGGAAGCCGCTGAGAAAGCGGATGAAGAATCAAACCTTGCAGGCAGTAAACTGGAGCCGCCGTCCAGTAACGGACAGGGTCGAATAAAGAGCCCTGAGGGGCACCCCCCCGCCAGAGACCAGCTCACGAATACGGAGCCGCCCAAAAACGCCGGCGTCACGCCAGCCGCCCCCTTAGCACCAAACGGCGTGTCCGGCCAAGACgtggcaggacaggaggacgacGAAGACGACCTGTTAGGAGTCACAGACCTCGTGGACTACGTCTGCAATAACGAAGACttgtaa
- the LOC130537095 gene encoding remodeling and spacing factor 1-like isoform X40, whose protein sequence is MAASAATASSSLGLCPNYAVICSFLERYGALLDLPELTFPQLERYLQDTSSVPKLLVDLHVKLLRKIGKSVSADRWEKYLVKVCQEFNTTWAWELEQKGYKEMQTECKAAILKYLCECQFDENVKFKTAINEEDPDKMRILPIGRDKDGQMYWFQLDQDDNVRVYVEEQDDLDGSSWKCIVKTRNDLAEVVALLKTQIDPELLKREQENMAESEKKENTEGEVKKSESSSDEDSRDGDVKCSVSQKVDWADNGVSQNSVIEGNVEAESCSEKPPADVNMCDKNLIIKKEPPDISDRKPNKETMAVSIKSENGEEVKTNGEVKKISPEGIQQALKTQEQAKIPLKKRGMKFSEDFDKNSNIIVPNPSLHHGNECAKTELAPEQAGKTLGVNDHVNGDVQAQAEKEPQSDSKPKETVRMEQENSPSEAKNEGLTEKPSAAAPVEAPAVAPVEAPAVAPAVAPEEAPAVAPEEAPAAAPVVAPEVAPAVAPVVAPAVAPEEAPAAAPEVAPVVAPAAAPEVAPVVAPAVAPVVASVEAPVEASVVAPVVAPEEAPAAAPEVAPEVAPAVAPAAAPEVAPVVAPEVAPVVVPAVAPEVAPEVAPVVAPAASPEVAPAASPEVAPAASPEVAPVVAPEVAPVVASEVASVVAPAVAPEVAPEVAPAASPEVAPVVASVVAPVVAPEVAPEVAPEVAPEVAPEVAPVVAPEVAPEVAPEGALVEAPAVAPAVAPEVAPVTVSATPILPKNSNNQREKSPNDHKHTRSPSLKPDERHSAEESDRTEGTKTTMKEGLIDTRGDIEGEKAETREPTDKPDVEMAEIQKGTSQEAKNAVKTAAEEMVTETNSAEAPEKVESSKVKTFDHGDAEGKASMASEKETSQHSEGTANSDGGIKEDSTVAGESKMWVEKPAGKEEPSHPSEGRNTVRQPDPRPSRTEEDGERKSLSSDNKDDANDKNAALPTLDPPAEANEDEEKLEEEMQNKAECKTKDGLSQTPSKPDAGNETEQQNKDEKKTEVCSLEETPVRTQARTKRPVHRRRAEVQMEDWPTDAESDANVGRSLRRSPRISRPTAKAVEIHDKVSQNTTPAEKPEDEKSAKEKEEEEELEEAKATQKKPREKKVDQEGQTKSKGRKRRRVRWSNTRTHRKKRSSEDDASDQESSEEEESEEEDDSDEDYKVERGRRRRNRNRERRSSDSSTSSDDDLPPNDDPCKHCGLPNHPELILLCDSCDSGYHTACLRPPLMIIPDGEWFCPPCQHKQLCDKLQEQLQNLDAALKKKERAERRKERLIYVGISVENIIAPSVEEEPKPEIIKEKKEVKKSKSWGRRSTRNKKSISYRFDEFDEAIEEAIEEDVKEAEGGGAGRGKDMSNITGHRGKDMSAILQADDGKENGQVPRPTAGQRRKKRRRLNDLDSDSTVDEEESEEEFCLSESSEEFVASDNESEAETGVESNHSEGSDTPHVTSRIRNVPQRRHSSRKRQRPSWYSDEEEESGEEEEDEIVTEGSSEFSDGDLDMSRRRSRRSRKAQVNYRETSESEGSQADTNRSKLKPRRRQESSDSEVSFSGDSEDESRGKRRAGSSEEDSRERRRRLALKRRRASEEDNSDDSSDDSSEEEDRPIRKRVNRIDSDDDEEEDTWVAKEAAEKADEESNLAGSKLEPPSSNGQGRIKSPEGHPPARDQLTNTEPPKNAGVTPAAPLAPNGVSGQDVAGQEDDEDDLLGVTDLVDYVCNNEDL, encoded by the exons ATGGCTGCTTCGGCGGCAACGGCGAGTTCTTCCCTTGGTTTGTGTCCTAATTATGCTGTGATTTGCTCCTTTCTGGAGCGTTACGGTGCTTTGCTGGACCTACCGGAGCTGACCTTTCCTCAGCTGGAGCGTTATCTGCAGGACACATCATCAG TTCCAAAGTTGCTGGTTGATCTCCATGTTAAGTTACTAAGGAAGATCGGCAAGTCGGTGTCAGCAGATAGGTGGGAGAAATATCTAGTAAAG GTGTGTCAGGAGTTTAATACAACATGGGCGTGGGAACTCGAACAGAAAGGATACAAGGAGATGCAAACAGAATGCAAAGCAGCCATTCTGAAA TACTTGTGTGAGTGCCAGTTTGATGAAAACGTGAAGTTTAAAACGGCCATCAATGAGGAAGACCCAGATAAGATGCGTATTCTGCCCATTGGCCGGGACAAAGATGGTCAGATGTACTGGTTTCAACTGGATCAAGATGACAATGTGCGCGTCTACGTGGAGGAACAGGACGATTTGGACGGGTCGTCCTGGAAGTGCATCGTCAA AACCAGAAACGACTTGGCTGAAGTGGTCGCTTTGCTCAAGACGCAAATTGATCCGGAGCTGCTAAAAAGGGAGCAGGAAAACATGGCAGAGTCTGAGAAGAAAGAGAACACGGAAG GTGAAGTTAAAAAGTCAGAGAGTTCGTCTGATGAAGACAGCAGAGACGGCGATGTTAAATGTTCTGTCTCACAGAAAGTTGACTGGGCTGACAACGGCGTCTCACAGAACAGCGTCATCGAGGGCAACGTCGAAGCGGAGTCGTGTTCAGAAAAACCCCCTGCGGATGTCAACATGTGCGACAAAAATCTGATCATTAAAAAAGAGCCGCCAGACATTTCTGACAGGAAGCCGAACAAAGAGACCATGGCTGTATCCATAAAGTCCGAGAATGGAGAAGAGGTGAAGACGAATGGAGAAGTTAAGAAGATCAGCCCTGAAGGGATCCAGCAAGCTCTCAAAACCCAGGAACAGGCCAAGATTCCTTTGAAAAAACGAGGGATGAAGTTTAGTGAAGACTTTGACAAAAACAGCAATATTATAGTCCCAAACCCATCCCTTCATCACGGGAACGAATGTGCAAAAACAGAGCTGGCCCCTGAGCAGGCGGGTAAGACGTTGGGCGTAAATGATCACGTTAACGGTGACGTCCAAGCCCAGGCAGAGAAAGAACCCCAGAGTGATTCAAAACCTAAAGAGACTGtgaggatggagcaggagaatTCACCTTCAGAGGCAAAAAATGAGGGTTTGACAGAAAAgccgtcagcagcagctccagtg GAGGCTCCAGCTGTAGCTCCAGTGGAGGCTCCAGCTGTAGCTCCAGCTGTAGCTCCAGAGGAGGCTCCAGCGGTGGCTCCAgaggaggctccagcagcagctccagtggtggctccagaggtggctccagctgtaGCTCCAGTGGTGGCTCCAGCTGTAGCTCCAgaggaggctccagcagcagctccagaggtggctccagtg gtagctccagcagcagctccagaggtggctccagTGGTGGCTCCAGCTGTAGCTCCAGTGGTGGCTTCAGTGGAGGCTCCAGTGGAGGCTTCAGTGGTGGCTCCAGTGGTGGCTCCAgaggaggctccagcagcagctccagaggtggctccagaggtggctccagcagtagctccagcagcagctccagaggtggctccagtggtggctccagaggtggctccagTGGTGGTTCCAGCAGTAGCTCCAGAGGTAGCTCCAGAG gtggctccagtggtggctccagcagcatctccagaggtggctccagcagcatctccagaggtagctccagcagcatctccggAGGTGGCTCCAGTG gtggctccagaggtggctccagTGGTGGCTTCAGAGGTGGCTTCAGTGGTGGCTCCAGCAGTAgctccagaggtggctccagag GtagctccagcagcatctccggAGGTGGCTCCAGTGGTGGCTTCAGTGGTGGCTCCAGTGGTggctccagaggtggctccagaggtggctccagaggtggctccagaggtagctccagaggtggctccagTG GTAgctccagaggtggctccagAGGTAGCTCCAGAGGGGGCTCTGGTAGAGGCTCCAGCTGTAGCTCCAGCTGTAgctccagaggtggctccagTGACTGTGTCAGCGACGCCAATTTTGCCCAAAAACTCCAACAATCAACGTGAGAAAAGTCCCAATGACCACAAACACACTAGAAGTCCGAGTCTGAAACCTGATGAACGTCATTCAGCTGAGGAGTCAGATCGGACTGAAGGAACAAAGACGACGATGAAAGAAGGTTTAATCGACACAAGAGGAGACATTGAAGGAGAGAAAGCAGAAACCAGAGAACCCACAGACAAACCTGACGTTGAAATGGCAGAAATCCAAAAAGGGACCAGCCAAGAGGCCAAAAATGCTGTCAAAACTGCAGCCGAGGAAATGGTAACTGAAACAAACAGTgcagaagctccagaaaaggtggAATCTTCTAAGGTGAAAACATTCGACCACGGagatgcagaaggaaaagcCAGCATGGCCTCGGAGAAGGAAACATCCCAGCATTCAGAGGGAACAGCAAACTCTGACGGTGGAATCAAAGAGGACTCCACAGTTGCCGGCGAAAGTAAGATGTGGGTGGAAAAAcctgcaggaaaagaagaaccaTCTCATCCTTCGGAGGGGAGAAACACAGTGAGACAACCTGACCCAAGGCCTTCAAGgacagaagaagatggagagcgGAAGAGTCTGTCGTCGGACAACAAAGATGACGCCAACGATAAAAATGCAGCGCTCCCAACCCTAGATCCTCCAGCAGAGGCCAACGAAGATGAAGAGAAGCTAGAAGAGGAAATGCAGAACAAAGCTGAATGTAAAACCAAGGATGGTTTGTCACAGACGCCCTCCAAGCCTGATGCAGGAAACGAAACTGAGCAACAAAACAAGGACGAAAAGAAGACGGAGGTCTGCTCGCTCGAAGAGACGCCAGTCAGGACTCAGGCCAGAACTAAACGGCCGGTTCACCGCAGGCGAGCCGAAGTCCAGATGGAGGATTGGCCAACGGATGCCGAATCGGACGCTAACGTGGGCAGATCGCTGCGGAGATCCCCTAGAATCTCAAGACCAACTGCAAAGGCTGTAGAGATCCACGACAAAGTGAGCCAGAACACCACGCCGGCGGAGAAGCCGGAGGATGAGAAGAGCGcgaaggaaaaagaggaagaggaggagctggaggaagccaaGGCCACGCAGAAGAAACCAAGGGAGAAAAAGGTTGATCAGGAAGGTCAAACCAAGTCAAAG GGAAGGAAGCGGCGGAGGGTCCGATGGTCCAACACACGGACGCATCGCAAAAAGCGAAGCTCTGAAGATGACGCCAGCGACCAGGAGTCGagcgaagaggaggagagcgaagaAGAGGACGACAGTGACGAGGACTATAAGGTGGAGCGAGGCAGAAGGCGGCGGAATCGCAACCGGGAGCGACGCAGCTCGGACTCCTCCACATCCTCGGATGATGACCTACCTCCAAACGACGACCCCTGTAAACACTGTGGTCTTCCAAATCACCCTGAGCTG ATCTTACTGTGCGATTCCTGTGACAGCGGCTACCACACGGCCTGCCTGAGGCCCCCCCTCATGATCATCCCTGATGGCGAATGGTTCTGCCCGCCCTGTCAGCAC AAGCAGCTGTGCGACAAACTGCAAGAGCAACTGCAAAACCTGGACGCCGCGTTGAAGAAGAAggaaagagcagagaggag GAAAGAGCGATTGATCTACGTTGGAATTAGCGTTGAAAACATCATCGCCCCCTCG gtggaggaggagccaaAGCCCGAGAtcatcaaagagaagaaagaagtgaAGAAAAGCAAGAGCTGGGGTCGAAGGTCAACGAGGAACAAGAAATCCATCAGCTACAG GTTTGATGAATTTGATGAGGCGATCGAGGAGGCCATCGAGGAAGACGTGAAAGAAGCAGAAGGCGGAG GAGCAGGACGGGGCAAAGACATGTCCAACATCACCGGCCATCGAGGAAAAGACATGTCCGCCATCCTGCAGGCCGACGACGGAAAAGAGAACGGCCAGGTACCGCGACCCACCGCCGGGCAGCGCAGGAAGAAACGCCGGCGCCTGAACGACCTGGACAGTGACAGCACcgtggacgaggaggagagcgaggaagagTTTTGTCTAAGCGAAAG CTCAGAGGAGTTTGTCGCCTCCGACAATGAATCGGAGGCCGAAACGGGCGTAGAGTCCAACCACAGCGAAGGCAGCGACACGCCTCACGTGACATCGCGAATCAGAAACGTGCCGCAGCGCCGACACAGctccaggaagaggcagaggccGAGTTGGTACTCGGACGAAGaagaggagagtggagaggaagaggaagatgaaataG TGACCGAAGGCTCCAGCGAGTTTAGTGACGGAGATCTGGACATGAGTCGACGGCGTTCCCGGCGGAGTCGGAAGGCTCAGGTGAACTACAGAGAGACCTCCGAGTCTGAAGGTTCTCAGGCCGACACCAATCGGTCCAAGCTGAAACCCAGGAGACGGCAGGAGAGCTCTGACAGCGAAG tcaGTTTCTCCGGCGACTCTGAGGATGAGTccagggggaagaggagagcggGCTCTTCTGAGGAGGACTCCAGAGAACGACGCAGGAGGCTTGCGCTGAAACGGCGACGGGCCTCCGAAGAGGACAACTCTGACGACTCGTCCGACGACTcctcggaggaggaggatcggCCCATCCGCAAAAGAGTGAATCGCATCGACTCGGACgacgacgaggaggaggacacttGGGTGGCAAAGGAAGCCGCTGAGAAAGCGGATGAAGAATCAAACCTTGCAGGCAGTAAACTGGAGCCGCCGTCCAGTAACGGACAGGGTCGAATAAAGAGCCCTGAGGGGCACCCCCCCGCCAGAGACCAGCTCACGAATACGGAGCCGCCCAAAAACGCCGGCGTCACGCCAGCCGCCCCCTTAGCACCAAACGGCGTGTCCGGCCAAGACgtggcaggacaggaggacgacGAAGACGACCTGTTAGGAGTCACAGACCTCGTGGACTACGTCTGCAATAACGAAGACttgtaa